CAAAGCCTGGCTTTATGCTTGGACCAAATCAGCGTGCGCGACAATGCCGCCTTCCATCAATTTTCACTGTTCTTCCTGTGCCAAGGTGGATTGCAACTGCAGCAAGGCACGTATTGCCTGCAACATGATAGCCTCGCGCCATTGAGCATCTTTCTGGTGCCGATCGCGTGCACGGGGAATGTGTATCGCTATCAGGCGGCATTCAGCGTCGCACTGCCAGCCGCCGGTTCGGAAAGCTGAGCTCCATGCATATTTCCGACCCCAGAATCAGCCTGCGACCGGTTACTGAAGCAGATCAGCCCTTTCTCTTGCAGGTATACGCTTCGGTGCGTGAAGAGGAATTGAAACCCACCAACTGGAGTGCAACACAGAAGGCGGACTTCATCGCCATGCAGTTTGCCGCCCAGCATCACGCCTATTCGCGCTATCCTGCGGCAGAATTTTTTCTCATTCTGGTGCAGCAGCAAGCGGCAGGCCGTATTTATCTACAACACCTGACGAATACCGTCCACATCATCGATATTTCCCTGTTGGCAGATGCCCGCGCACAAGGCGTCGGCACGGCACTGCTGCAGTCGGTCTGCGCGCTGGCGCACAGCGCTGGCAAAGCGGTGCAAATCCATGTGGAAAAATTCAATCCAGCGCTACGCCTGTACCAGCGCCTCGGATTTCTCCCCTTGGAAGACAAGGGCGTGTATCTGCTAATGAGCTGGAACGGCGCTGAAATGGTCGAAAAACACAATATTTTTCTGACCTAGCCTGCTAGGCTACGTCCATGAGCAAAAAAATATTGATCACCGGCGCGGCCGGTTATATCGGCGGGGCCTTGGCCCAGCGCTTTTACAGCCGTGGCGATACGGTGCGCGGCTTGGTGCGTCTGCCTGAGCAAGTCGCGCAGCTTGAGCATCTCGGCATGCAAGCGGTATTGGGGACGCTGGACGAAACACCTAAGCTGGAGCAGCACGCGGCGTGGGCGGACGTCATCATTAACGCGGCCGACTATGAAGATGCGGTAGCCGTCAGCAGTTTTCTGCATTGTTTGAAGGGCAGCGGAAAAAGCTTTGTGCAGCTCAGCGGTTCCAGTGTTGCCAGTGTTGTAAGCGACGAGCTTGATCCGCACATCTTTACCGAAGACTCGGTATGTCCACGCCCTGGAAAAGCACATTTACATGCGATTAACCAACAGTGCATCGCTGCAGCGGCTGATGATATACGCAGTATCGTGATTGTTCCTGGCTTGATTTATGGCCCGGCAGCGCTGAAACAGGCTGGTTTTTTTGCCGCTTGGGCAGCGTGGGCGAAGGAATGTGGTTTCGTACCCTACTTAGGCAAGGCCGAAAACAGTTGGTCTAACGTCCACCTTGATGACTTAGTCGATCTTTTTGTGTTGGCAATAGAAAACGCCGCACCCGGTTCCTTGTTTTTTGCCGAAAATGGGGAAGCGACGCTCTTCTCGATGGCGCAACAGTTGCAAGCACAATTGAAGCTGCCACTGCCGGCTCAGGCATTACCGCTGCAGACATTCATCGACAAATGGGGCGAGTCGACGACCGCAACGATTTTTGGCGGCAACAGCCGTATCAGTGCGCTGCGCGCCAGAACCCAATTGCACTGGGCACCACGGCACACTATTGAAACAAGTCCTTGATACGGCCGACGACAAGCACTTGTCGTCTCGGCTAAGACAGAAAATCAGCTTAGCTGCCAACTATCCGCATCTTGAACTGGCGCCCCTTGATATTGGTAAATTCGAGTTTGCTCACCGTTTGGCGTGCAATATGGCGCTCCAGCGCGACATAGGTGTGGAATTCGCCGACATTGATTTTACCGACTTGTTCTTTTTTCAAACCGATATCAGCCGTCAAGGCACCGAGCAAATCGCCCGGGCGCAGCTTGTCTTTTTTTCCGCCGAAGATGCACACGGTGGTCATCGGTGCGGTCAGCACTTGATCCGGTGCCGCTGCCAACTTGTTGATGTCGGCCCAGACTACGGCTTCGCCTTGGTATTCAGCGATCAGCTTGACCCATTTTTTTTCATTCGAAGTCGCCAAACTCAGCGCCAAGCCTTTTTCACCCGCGCGGCCGGTACGGCCGATGCGGTGAATATGCACTTCGGTATCTTTCGAGACATCGACATTGATCACCGCGCCCAGAGTTTGAATATCGAGTCCGCGGGCGGCGACGTCAGTAGCCACCAGCACTGAACAACTTTGATTGGCAAAGCGGATCAGTACTTCGTCGCGCTCGCGTTGTTCCAAATCGCCATGCAGCGCCAGCGCCGACACCCCCTGCGCCTGCAATTCTTCGGTCAATTCGCGGCAATGAATCTTGGTATTACAAAAAGCGATGGTCGACACCGGTTGGTAATGATGCAGCAAGCGCGCCACCGATTCATTCCGTGCTTCCGGCGAGACTAAGTAAAACAATTGTTCTATATGGTTGGCCGCATGCTGGGATTCAACCTTGATTTCCACCGGATCACGCAATAACTGTTCGCTGGCATGGCGAATATTTTCCGGGTAAGTGGCAGAAAACAGCAAAGTCTGACGGCGCGCTGGGCAAGCGGCGACGATGGTATAGATGTCGTCATAAAAACCCATGTCGACCATGCGATCGGCTTCATCGAGCACCAGCGTTTGCACGGTACTGAGTTTGATGGTGCCGCGGCTGATATGGTCGATCAAGCGACCCGGCGTGCCGACGACGATATGAGCACCATGTTCCAGCGATGCAATTTGCGGGCGCATCGCAGTACCACCGCAGAGCGTGAGTATTTTGACATTATCGATGGCGCGCGCCAAACGGCGCAATTCATTAGCGACTTGGTCGGCCAACTCACGCGTCGGGCAAATCACTAAGCCTTGTACCGCAAAATAACTGGGATTAAGTTTAGCTAAAATACCGAGACCAAACGCGGCAGTCTTGCCGCTACCGGTTTTAGCTTGGGCGATCAAGTCTTTTTGTTGCAAGACGATAGGCAAACTCTCGGCTTGGATCGCCGTCATTTCCTTATAGCCAAGGCTATCTAGGTTGGCGAGCATGGCGGCGGACAAGGGCAAACTGGAAAAGGCGAGCGATTCGGACATGGACAATCATTTCTTCATAGAGGGTGACAAGCGCAGCGTACTGACCTTACAACATAGGCAAAGATAGTGCAGACGCTCAATGAGCGTATTGTAGGGCATGCAAGCGGCTGGCGGGTTCAATTGCGCTCGCCTGGCTCAGATTTCGCTAAAATCGGAGTTGGAAAACTAGCATCGTGAGAAACATAAATGTTGCTTTTATGCAATTTCTGTTACACTTTAAGTCGCACAGTCCCTTTGATTTAAGGCAAACTCTGGCAAAATTACCGCGTTCTTTTGCTTTTCTTATCTTTCTTCGATTACATCTTGCGCATCATCCGAAAATTACTGTTTCTCTGGTTGCAACAAGGTGTCTACAGCCGTTTGTTTCTGCCGCTACTGTTGATGATCATCGTCTCGGGCAGCGTGCGCTATCACATGCTGATCGATGCAGAGCGCAATGATGCACTACAACGGGCCGGCATCGAACTGCGGCAAGCGGAACACAGACTGACACCACAACTGCTGGCACTCGATTGCGACGCTGCAGCGATTGCACGCTTGCTCACGCAAGAATTGGCGGCGGCAAGCGAACTCGGCAGCCTGACTTGGCACGCCTGTGGCAGCAGTTTCACGCGTCAACAAGCAGCCGTGGTCAGCAAGGTGCCGGCTTGGTTTCTCGACTTTCTGGCCTTCCAAGTCGTCAC
The sequence above is drawn from the Undibacterium sp. CCC3.4 genome and encodes:
- a CDS encoding DUF6916 family protein codes for the protein MNYSAAYFQDYLQTAFRIELLDGQSLALCLDQISVRDNAAFHQFSLFFLCQGGLQLQQGTYCLQHDSLAPLSIFLVPIACTGNVYRYQAAFSVALPAAGSES
- a CDS encoding GNAT family N-acetyltransferase, giving the protein MHISDPRISLRPVTEADQPFLLQVYASVREEELKPTNWSATQKADFIAMQFAAQHHAYSRYPAAEFFLILVQQQAAGRIYLQHLTNTVHIIDISLLADARAQGVGTALLQSVCALAHSAGKAVQIHVEKFNPALRLYQRLGFLPLEDKGVYLLMSWNGAEMVEKHNIFLT
- a CDS encoding NAD-dependent epimerase/dehydratase family protein, which produces MSKKILITGAAGYIGGALAQRFYSRGDTVRGLVRLPEQVAQLEHLGMQAVLGTLDETPKLEQHAAWADVIINAADYEDAVAVSSFLHCLKGSGKSFVQLSGSSVASVVSDELDPHIFTEDSVCPRPGKAHLHAINQQCIAAAADDIRSIVIVPGLIYGPAALKQAGFFAAWAAWAKECGFVPYLGKAENSWSNVHLDDLVDLFVLAIENAAPGSLFFAENGEATLFSMAQQLQAQLKLPLPAQALPLQTFIDKWGESTTATIFGGNSRISALRARTQLHWAPRHTIETSP
- the dbpA gene encoding ATP-dependent RNA helicase DbpA, which codes for MSESLAFSSLPLSAAMLANLDSLGYKEMTAIQAESLPIVLQQKDLIAQAKTGSGKTAAFGLGILAKLNPSYFAVQGLVICPTRELADQVANELRRLARAIDNVKILTLCGGTAMRPQIASLEHGAHIVVGTPGRLIDHISRGTIKLSTVQTLVLDEADRMVDMGFYDDIYTIVAACPARRQTLLFSATYPENIRHASEQLLRDPVEIKVESQHAANHIEQLFYLVSPEARNESVARLLHHYQPVSTIAFCNTKIHCRELTEELQAQGVSALALHGDLEQRERDEVLIRFANQSCSVLVATDVAARGLDIQTLGAVINVDVSKDTEVHIHRIGRTGRAGEKGLALSLATSNEKKWVKLIAEYQGEAVVWADINKLAAAPDQVLTAPMTTVCIFGGKKDKLRPGDLLGALTADIGLKKEQVGKINVGEFHTYVALERHIARQTVSKLEFTNIKGRQFKMRIVGS